The following coding sequences lie in one Silurus meridionalis isolate SWU-2019-XX chromosome 19, ASM1480568v1, whole genome shotgun sequence genomic window:
- the LOC124402368 gene encoding LOW QUALITY PROTEIN: aerolysin-like protein (The sequence of the model RefSeq protein was modified relative to this genomic sequence to represent the inferred CDS: inserted 1 base in 1 codon) — translation MSKSMSYLADIHVIGGKGGNPFNFNGTENGSTLRKIWVWVGEWQIKAIKVWLTDGQSRDVGQPGGKVLEFTFEDGEHFTSLSLWGNGAGTRLGGIKFKTNRSHEFFAHMTDWGLKTEYPIDVGSGICMGITGRADEDVDSLGFLFINTVKSTVLTDVQYPTLHSVIPYVAVEEIKSMTYYNNSTQTQEYRIETSKKITKKSSWSVSNSLEFSFSXGSTAGIPEVVDLSTKYGLKMGNQSSYGLENSEEKMELLSFPVKVPPGKTVEVDITIGRATVDLPYNGTVKITCYNNSVLQFKTSGTYKDLSYTNGKVVVNKTSKKIGQEPETVK, via the exons ATGAGCAAGAGCATGTCATACCTAGCAGACATCCATGTAATTGGTGGGAAAGGAGGAAATCCATTTAATTTCAATGGTACTGAAAATGGATCCACCCTGAGAAAGATCTGGGTGTGGGTTGGTGAATGGCAGATAAAAGCCATCAAGGTTTGGCTTACGGATGGCCAATCCAGGGATGTTGGTCAACCTGGAGGGAAAGTTTTAGAATTTACATTTGAAGATGGAGAACATTTCACCTCCCTTTCACTTTGGGGGAACGGAGCTGGAACACGTCTGGGTGGCATCAAATTCAAGACAAATCGCTCCCATGAGTTCTTTGCACACATGACAGACTGGGGGCTGAAAACAGAATATCCTATTGATGTTGGTTCTGGGATCTGCATGGGAATCACCGGGCGTGCAGATGAAGATGTTGACAGCTTAGGCTTCCTATTCATCAACACCGTCAAATCTACTGTGCTAACAGATGTTCAGTATCCCACACTTCACAGTGTGATACCTTATGTGGCTGTTGAGGAAATAAAATCCATGACGTACTATAACAATTCGACTCAAACTCAAGAATATCGAATTGAAACCTCCAAAAAAATCACCAAAAAATCTTCCTGGTCTGTTTCCAACAGCCTTGAGTTCTCTTTCA ATGGAAGTACGGCAGGAATTCCAGAGGTTGTTGACTTATCAACGAAATATGGCTTGAAAATGGGAAATCAGAGCTCGTATGGCTTAGAAAACAGTGAGGAGAAAATGGAGCTGCTGTCATTTCCTGTTAAAGTCCCTCCTGGGAAGACTGTGGAAGTGGACATCACAATTGGCCGAGCTACAGTTGATCTTCCCTACAATGGCACAGTCAAGATTACCTGCTATAATAACAGCGTGCTGCAGTTTAAAACCAGTGGAACTTACAAAGACCTCAGTTACACTAACGGAAAGGTTGTTGTGAATAAAACTTCAAAAAAGATTGGTCAGGAGCCAGAGACTgtgaaatga
- the abhd6a gene encoding monoacylglycerol lipase abhd6-A yields the protein MDLDVMNVFFIAGGTLAIPILAFLASFLLWPAALFKIYYWYWRRRLGLQVDYAEHNGYRFCYTHRGKPGSRPSILMLHGFSASKDMWMGVVKFFPTNVHLVCVDMPGHEGTTRTSAVDYSFEGQVKRIHQFVESIQLNKKPFHLVGTSMGGCVAGVYAARYPSDLSSLTLICPAGLKYPKESKLESHLKDLENNKEFQRIPLIPSTPEEMKDMLRLCSFVRFKIPYQVLQGLVKVRIPHNNFFREVFMELVEEKSRHCLHENMHLISTPLQVIWGKQDQVLDVSGASALAEALPGCQVDLLDNCGHSVVLEYPRKAAHLIMDFITRQQDSGSGSSKKFS from the exons ATGGATCTGGACGTGATGAACGTGTTCTTCATTGCTGGAGGCACTCTTGCAATCCCCATTTTAGCTTTCCTGGCTTCTTTTCTGCTTTGGCCTGCAGCACTTTTCAAGATTTATTActg GTATTGGAGAAGGAGACTGGGACTGCAGGTGGATTATGCAGAGCACAACGGATATCGCTTTTGTTACACACACCGTGGAAAGCCTGGAAGCCGGCCTTCTATACTCATGCTCCATGGCTTTTCAGCTAGCAAAGACATGTGGATGGGTGTGGTGAAG TTCTTTCCAACCAATGTGCATCTGGTGTGTGTCGACATGCCTGGTCATGAGGGCACTACACGCACTAGTGCAGTGGACTACTCCTTTGAGGGCCAGGTCAAAAGGATACATCAG TTTGTAGAAAGTATTCAGCTGAATAAGAAGCCTTTTCACCTGGTGGGTACGTCCATGGGTGGTTGTGTAGCTGGGGTTTATGCTGCTCGCTATCCTTCCGATCTCTCCAGTCTGACACTCATCTGTCCTGCTG GTCTGAAATACCCCAAAGAGAGTAAACTTGAGAGTCATTTGAAAGACTTGGAGAACAATAAGGAATTCCAAAGGATTCCTCTCATCCCATCGACTCCAGAGGAGATGAAGGACATGCTAAGACTGTGCTCTTTTGTACGCTTTAAGATTCCTTATCAG gtCCTTCAGGGATTGGTCAAAGTCCGTATCCCACACAACAACTTTTTCCGTGAGG tGTTCATGGAGTTAGTAGAAGAAAAATCGCGACACTGTCTGCATGAGAACATGCATCTGATTTCAACACCACTTCAAGTCATCTGGGGGAAGCAGGATCAG GTGCTAGATGTATCCGGTGCATCAGCGTTGGCTGAAGCTTTGCCCGGATGCCAGGTCGATCTGTTAGACAACTGTGGCCATTCTGTGGTGTTGGAGTATCCTCGGAAAGCTGCTCATCTCATCATGGACTTTATCACACGGCAACAGGATTCAGGAAGTGGTAGCAGCAAAAAGTTCTCTTGA
- the LOC124402518 gene encoding deoxyribonuclease gamma-like, which yields MKAAVFLLLSLGGALGLKICSFNIRSFGENKVSKPEILKVILESITRCDLMLVMEIKDAKGKAFPRLISQLNRKYTGPKPEYGYVISHRLGRKTYKEQYAFVYRKKLVSVKSVYQYPDTQPEDVDAFAREPYVVWFSSPTTEIKDFVIIPIHTPPESAVKEIDELYDVYQNVSQHWKAQNFIIMGDFNAACGYVPKKEWRNIRLRSDTSFVWLTGDKLDTSVKESTKCAYDRVVLHGSTMIQAVKPESVEVYDFKTKFGLTEEEALAVSDHFPLCISVNAAKRKT from the exons ATGAAGGCAGCCGTGTTTCTCCTGCTGAGCCTCGGAGGAGCTCTAGGCCTCAAAATATGCTCCTTCAACATCAGGTCCTTCGGAGAAAACAAAGTCTCTAAACCTGAAATACTAAAAGTGATCCTGGAG AGCATCACCCGCTGTGACCTCATGCTCGTCATGGAAATCAAAGACGCTAAGGGGAAGGCATTTCCTCGTTTGATAAGTCAACTCAACAG GAAATACACTGGACCGAAGCCTGAATACGGCTACGTCATCAGTCACAGGCTGGGACGAAAAACGTACAAGGAGCAATATGCCTTTGTTTACAG GAAGAAGTTGGTGTCGGTCAAGTCAGTTTATCAATATCCTGACACCCAGCCTGAAGACGTGGACGCCTTCGCCAGAGAACCGTACGTTGTGTGGTTTTCATCTCCAACTACAG AAATCAAAGATTTTGTCATCATACCCATTCATACACCTCCCGAATCAGCAGTTAAAGAAATAGACGAGCTGTACGATGTCTACCAAAATGTCTCTCAGCACTGGAAAGCACAG AATTTCATCATCATGGGGGATTTCAACGCTGCCTGTGGCTACGTCCCCAAGAAGGAATGGCGTAACATTCGCCTGCGCTCAGACACCAGCTTCGTGTGGCTAACAGGGGATAAACTGGACACATCGGTGAAAGAGTCCACAAAATGTGCATACGACAG agtTGTTCTTCACGGAAGTACGATGATCCAGGCTGTCAAACCCGAGTCAGTGGAAGTGTACGACTTCAAAACAAAGTTTGGTCTCACTGAAGAGGAG gccCTGGCTGTGAGCGACCATTTTCCTCTGTGCATTTCTGTCAACGCAGCTAAAAGAAAAACCTGA
- the LOC124402519 gene encoding protein ATP6V1FNB, translated as MRTLLTTQNQNSYRELIMKEAYTRLNWKMKYGKDYPVRFTLPKAKVGNPTTAPKVTLPPVVKAPEKKKKKEEEEVPRLQNVLTAAPLMKPVSPKTRETLYNGLSKEGKGRSQYLKRRVEKMPEERFEYPLLSSWEYGWRLGDYVHDYKSPVNGRSAVIRSTFYARNGIFHIPSATDHLG; from the exons ATGAGGACTTTACTGACAACCCAGAACCAGAACAGCTACCGTGAGCTGATAATGAAGGAGGCGTACACACGGCTTAACTGGAAGATGAAATATGGTAAGGACTATCCGGTCAGGTTCACCTTACCCAAAGCCAAGGTCGGGAATCCGACAACTGCCCCTAAAGTCACCCTGCCTCCTGTAGTAAAAGCtccagagaagaagaagaagaaggaggaggaggaagttcCGAGGCTACAGAATGTTCTCACTGCAGCTCCTCTCATGAAACCAGTCAGCCCTAAGACCAGAGAGACTCTTTATAACGGTTTGTCCAAAGAAGGTAAAGGACGCAGCCAGTACCTGAAGAGACGTGTTGAGAAGATGCCTGAAGAAAGGTTTGAGTATCCTTTATTGTCCTCCTGGGAATACGGATGGAGATTAG GTGATTATGTGCACGACTACAAATCACCAGTAAATGGAAGATCTGCAGTTATCAGGAGCACTTTCTACGCCAGGAACGGTATTTTTCACATTCCCTCTGCAACAGATCACCTCGGGTGA